A genomic region of Antennarius striatus isolate MH-2024 chromosome 4, ASM4005453v1, whole genome shotgun sequence contains the following coding sequences:
- the lmo2 gene encoding rhombotin-2 isoform X1 → MTSTIERKTLESSDEPVDEVLQMPPSLLTCGGCQQSIGDRFFLKAIEQYWHEDCLSCDLCGCRLGEVGRRLYYKLGRKLCRRDYLRLFGQDGLCASCEKRIRAFEMTMRVRDKVYHLECFKCAACQKHFCVGDRYLLINSDIVCEQDIFEWTKLNNNSIV, encoded by the exons ATGACATCCACTATAGAGAGGAAGACGCTGGAATCCAGTGA TGAGCCGGTGGATGAGGTCCTCCAGATGCCTCCATCTCTGCTGACATGTGGTGGGTGTCAACAGAGCATCGGTGACAGATTCTTCCTCAAGGCCATTGAGCAGTACTGGCATGAGGACTGCTTGAGCTGCGACCTATGTGGCTGTCGACTCGGGGAGGTGGGCCGACGACTCTACTACAAGCTCGGAAGAAAACTATGTCGGAGAGACTACCTCAG gcTTTTCGGCCAGGATGGTCTCTGTGCTTCCTGTGAGAAGAGGATTCGGGCGTTCGAGATGACGATGCGCGTGCGGGACAAGGTTTACCATCTGGAATGCTTCAAGTGCGCCGCCTGCCAGAAGCACTTCTGTGTGGGCGACCGCTACCTGCTCATCAACTCAGACATTGTGTGTGAACAGGACATCTTTGAATGGACAAAACTTAACAACAATAGCATAGTTTAA
- the lmo2 gene encoding rhombotin-2 isoform X2, translated as MPPSLLTCGGCQQSIGDRFFLKAIEQYWHEDCLSCDLCGCRLGEVGRRLYYKLGRKLCRRDYLRLFGQDGLCASCEKRIRAFEMTMRVRDKVYHLECFKCAACQKHFCVGDRYLLINSDIVCEQDIFEWTKLNNNSIV; from the exons ATGCCTCCATCTCTGCTGACATGTGGTGGGTGTCAACAGAGCATCGGTGACAGATTCTTCCTCAAGGCCATTGAGCAGTACTGGCATGAGGACTGCTTGAGCTGCGACCTATGTGGCTGTCGACTCGGGGAGGTGGGCCGACGACTCTACTACAAGCTCGGAAGAAAACTATGTCGGAGAGACTACCTCAG gcTTTTCGGCCAGGATGGTCTCTGTGCTTCCTGTGAGAAGAGGATTCGGGCGTTCGAGATGACGATGCGCGTGCGGGACAAGGTTTACCATCTGGAATGCTTCAAGTGCGCCGCCTGCCAGAAGCACTTCTGTGTGGGCGACCGCTACCTGCTCATCAACTCAGACATTGTGTGTGAACAGGACATCTTTGAATGGACAAAACTTAACAACAATAGCATAGTTTAA